In the Pelagicoccus albus genome, ATCTTATCATTCTTCGCAAAAAGCTCGGCATGCCAGATCATCGCTTGGATGAGCTGAAGGAGTGCGAGCTCTGCGACGCAGGAGAATTTACCGTCAACACGCAGCCAGCGGGCGCCTCTTGTGGTTGTTCCGTACCTACCGGAGAAGTAGACGAAGCTTTGGTCCAGAAGATCACGGACCAGATCATGTCTAAACTCGGCTAGTCGCTGTAGGATGTAGGAGCCAGCTTGCTCGCGATCAGCCATTTGTGTCTCCCGACCGCTGACTGATCCAGAGCGAGCTCGCTCCTCTTTTTTTAATCTCAAACAAACCCGCCCAAAAATCATGAACACCTTTTCCAAGAAAGCCCCCATTCGTGTAGCCGTAACCGGAGCAGCCGGAAACATCGGGTATGCGCTCCTGTTTAGAATCGCTTCTGGCCAGATGTTTGGCCCGGATCAGCCGGTAGCCCTGAACCTGATCGAGATCGAGCCCGGCATGGCGGCTCTTCGCGGGGTGGCGATGGAGCTCGACGATTGCGCGTTTCCCCTAGTGGCGGAGATCGTGCAGACTTCGGACCTGAGCGTGGGCTTCAAGGATGTGGATTGGGCATTGCTGGTGGGTTCTGTTCCTCGCAAGCAGGGCATGGAGCGTGCGGATTTGCTAGGCATCAACGGCAAGGTGTTCGTAGGACAGGGTAAAGCCATCAATGATTACGCGAAATCCAGCGTTCGTGTTCTAGTGGTGGGCAACCCATGTAATACCAACTGCCTGATCGCCATGAAGAGCGCGCCGAATATCCCAGACGAGCAGTTCTTCGCTATGACCCGTTTGGACGAGAACCGCGCTAAGACTCAGCTCGCTCATAAGGCTGGCGTCGCGGTGAAGGAAGTTTCGGAGCTTTGCGTTTGGGGGAACCACAGCCCGAG is a window encoding:
- a CDS encoding malate dehydrogenase, producing the protein MNTFSKKAPIRVAVTGAAGNIGYALLFRIASGQMFGPDQPVALNLIEIEPGMAALRGVAMELDDCAFPLVAEIVQTSDLSVGFKDVDWALLVGSVPRKQGMERADLLGINGKVFVGQGKAINDYAKSSVRVLVVGNPCNTNCLIAMKSAPNIPDEQFFAMTRLDENRAKTQLAHKAGVAVKEVSELCVWGNHSPSMYPDFENAKIGRSKVTDVILDQAWLRDTFVPTVGQRGKAIIDARGASSAASAANAVVDTVRDLSNPTRGDLHSVCVISNGEYGSPAGIITSLPIRVDGAGKWRVVEGVKLSDYAKEKIAASNQELLEEREVAFGQLGLSI